The following coding sequences lie in one Methylotuvimicrobium alcaliphilum 20Z genomic window:
- a CDS encoding GNAT family N-acetyltransferase, with translation MKLIDTQIRVSPTRRLDCFVTHDQVLIEHAQRLRYQVFAKEMGARLKTDKEGLDYDEIDHFCDHLVVVDTTNEKIVGYTRLLNQEQARKLGYFYSQKEFNLDRVLALPGRFLEIGRTCVDPKYRGSTVLTTLWSELVNYAQLGDYHYLIGCASISPGPSGYAVDAVYRSIDSKNKASDALSVVPLIEVPEHLRCERDESGIPPLLKAYLRFGVQICGRPFWDEDFNVMDLFILLPLAQLEDRYSKHYLKPDYLINDSHASPAL, from the coding sequence ATGAAATTAATCGACACACAGATAAGAGTTAGTCCTACACGCCGACTGGATTGTTTTGTCACACACGATCAGGTTTTGATCGAACATGCGCAGCGTCTGCGATATCAGGTTTTCGCCAAGGAAATGGGGGCGAGACTCAAAACTGACAAAGAAGGCTTAGATTATGACGAAATCGACCATTTTTGCGATCATTTGGTCGTAGTCGATACGACTAATGAAAAAATTGTAGGCTATACACGCTTACTAAATCAAGAACAAGCCCGCAAATTGGGATATTTTTATTCGCAAAAAGAATTTAATCTGGACCGAGTGCTGGCTTTACCTGGGCGCTTTCTCGAAATAGGCCGTACCTGCGTGGACCCGAAATACCGGGGCAGTACGGTATTAACCACGCTCTGGTCGGAGTTAGTAAATTATGCGCAGTTGGGCGATTACCATTATTTGATCGGGTGCGCGAGTATTTCGCCCGGGCCGAGCGGTTATGCGGTCGATGCGGTTTATCGATCGATCGATTCAAAAAACAAGGCTTCGGACGCGTTGTCGGTAGTGCCCTTAATCGAAGTGCCTGAACATTTACGATGCGAACGCGACGAGTCGGGGATTCCGCCTTTGTTGAAAGCGTATTTACGCTTTGGTGTACAAATTTGCGGCCGCCCGTTTTGGGACGAAGATTTCAACGTCATGGATTTGTTTATCCTGTTGCCGTTGGCGCAACTGGAAGACCGCTATTCGAAACATTATTTAAAACCCGATTACTTAATCAATGATAGCCACGCTTCGCCTGCTTTATAA
- a CDS encoding sensor domain-containing protein has translation MATNKVYDSRAQGWSTRKKVVFIIGLFGLISVSLVGMIYWNGNVFEGVRSYVRGEGLWAKAQKDAVFYLTQYSYSHDEADYLAYLEALEIISGDSKARTALFQLPPDKQAAREGFLQGQNHPEDIDAMIHFFLKFHRISYMREAIDIWQSADKQIDALTRIGEQIRDEGIGSRRDSEKLAELRLRMRQLNDELHELENLFSLKLSEGARWVKLMAWQISLLILIIFVGIGLLVSRQIIKSIEKSEQQLALSESRFRSLKESNTIGIISWRLDGMIDEANDLFLNMLGFVQADIEKAAVNWRDITPTEFHTKDQQAIDELLMQGRCEPYEKVLIHKQGYWVPVYIGAALLSGNREQGIAYVMDLSERKKAEQQLKLAATVFDFSSEGIMITDSSVRIVSVNQTLCKMTGYDQKELLGKPPSILQSGYISTEQYQYMWDALNQDGHWQGDIVDRTKNGALLPMRISISQVKDGANQITHYVAILSDISERKAEEEHLRHIAHHDPLTGLPNRILFNDRIERAIKKAARNNTKLAVLFLDLDKFKPVNDLFGHKTGDRLLQSVAHRIARSVRETDTVTRLGGDEFAILLEDVTDLEMVDKILKHTVDVISETYLIDDRMIDIGVSAGMSIYPNDGTDIKTLLDRADKAMYENKKTATAANINR, from the coding sequence ATGGCAACCAATAAAGTTTACGACTCAAGGGCGCAAGGGTGGTCGACTAGAAAAAAAGTCGTCTTCATTATCGGCCTGTTCGGACTTATTTCGGTATCCCTGGTCGGCATGATTTACTGGAACGGCAATGTCTTTGAGGGAGTTCGTTCTTATGTGAGAGGCGAAGGACTCTGGGCCAAAGCGCAAAAAGATGCGGTTTTTTACTTAACTCAATATTCCTACAGTCATGACGAGGCGGATTACCTAGCTTATTTGGAAGCTCTCGAAATCATCAGCGGCGATAGCAAAGCTCGAACGGCTTTATTTCAATTGCCACCCGACAAGCAAGCAGCGAGGGAAGGCTTTCTTCAAGGGCAAAATCATCCGGAAGACATCGATGCGATGATCCATTTTTTTTTAAAATTTCACCGCATTTCCTACATGCGTGAAGCGATCGATATATGGCAGTCTGCCGATAAACAAATCGATGCATTGACACGAATCGGCGAACAAATACGAGATGAAGGTATCGGCTCGCGTCGCGATAGCGAAAAACTCGCCGAATTAAGGCTGCGCATGCGGCAGCTCAATGACGAGCTTCATGAACTGGAAAACCTATTTTCGTTAAAACTAAGCGAAGGCGCCAGATGGGTTAAACTCATGGCATGGCAAATTAGCTTGCTGATATTAATTATCTTTGTCGGTATTGGGCTCTTGGTCAGCCGGCAAATTATCAAGAGTATCGAAAAGTCCGAACAACAACTGGCTCTCAGTGAATCGCGTTTTCGAAGCCTGAAGGAGTCCAATACCATCGGTATTATTTCATGGCGCCTCGATGGTATGATCGACGAAGCAAACGACCTATTTTTGAACATGTTAGGTTTTGTCCAAGCCGATATTGAAAAAGCTGCTGTCAATTGGCGAGATATTACTCCAACTGAGTTTCATACCAAGGATCAACAGGCTATCGACGAGCTTTTAATGCAGGGCCGATGCGAGCCTTATGAGAAAGTGCTGATCCATAAACAAGGATATTGGGTACCCGTATATATCGGCGCGGCATTGCTTAGCGGTAACCGTGAACAAGGTATCGCTTATGTAATGGACCTAAGCGAACGTAAGAAAGCTGAACAACAATTGAAACTTGCGGCTACGGTTTTTGACTTCAGTAGCGAAGGGATTATGATCACCGATTCATCGGTTCGCATCGTATCGGTCAATCAAACACTATGCAAAATGACCGGCTACGATCAAAAGGAATTATTGGGTAAGCCGCCTTCGATCTTGCAATCGGGTTATATCTCGACCGAACAATACCAATATATGTGGGATGCTCTAAACCAAGACGGTCATTGGCAAGGCGATATTGTCGATCGCACCAAAAATGGCGCATTATTACCGATGCGAATCAGCATTAGCCAAGTTAAAGACGGTGCCAATCAAATCACACATTATGTGGCAATACTGTCGGATATTTCGGAACGCAAGGCCGAAGAAGAGCATCTCCGTCATATTGCTCATCATGACCCATTGACCGGTCTGCCCAATCGAATTTTGTTTAACGACCGGATAGAAAGAGCCATAAAGAAAGCCGCGAGAAACAATACCAAGCTGGCTGTTTTGTTTCTGGATTTAGACAAATTCAAACCGGTTAACGATTTGTTCGGTCACAAGACCGGAGATCGCCTATTGCAGAGCGTGGCTCACCGGATCGCACGGAGTGTTCGAGAAACGGACACCGTCACCCGATTAGGTGGCGACGAATTCGCAATATTACTCGAGGATGTGACCGATTTGGAAATGGTCGATAAAATTCTTAAACATACGGTCGATGTCATCAGCGAAACCTATCTTATAGATGACCGTATGATCGACATTGGCGTCAGCGCCGGAATGAGCATTTATCCCAACGATGGCACCGACATTAAAACACTACTGGACCGCGCCGATAAAGCCATGTACGAAAATAAAAAAACGGCAACGGCAGCTAATATCAACCGTTGA